A genomic stretch from Anaerolinea thermophila UNI-1 includes:
- the minC gene encoding septum site-determining protein MinC, translating to MVTRKPQAVTIKGVRDGLLITLAEGTWQELRPALLQTMEERLGFLKGARVALDVGDQLVHAADLGALRDQFSEWGITLYAVISRSPVTEQNAQALGLATRLSIPRPERTIRPLESHIQGENAIFVQRTVRSGFKVSHHGHIVIFGDVNPGGEVLAGGNILVWGKLKGSVHAGMDGNEQAIICALELEPTSLRIAGYPLTLPPRKGKPEPQMVRMEEGRAIVETWKSKK from the coding sequence ATGGTCACACGGAAGCCTCAGGCGGTAACCATCAAAGGTGTGCGGGATGGGTTGCTCATCACTCTGGCAGAAGGCACCTGGCAAGAACTCCGGCCTGCGCTTTTGCAAACCATGGAAGAGCGCTTGGGCTTTCTGAAAGGCGCGCGGGTAGCCCTGGATGTGGGCGATCAACTGGTGCATGCCGCCGATTTGGGTGCTCTCCGGGACCAATTTTCGGAATGGGGCATAACGCTCTATGCAGTGATCAGCCGTTCTCCGGTAACTGAGCAAAATGCTCAAGCCTTGGGGTTGGCTACCCGCCTGTCGATACCACGACCTGAGCGCACTATCCGCCCATTGGAAAGCCATATTCAAGGGGAAAATGCCATCTTTGTTCAGCGCACGGTGCGTTCTGGCTTTAAGGTGTCCCATCACGGGCATATTGTCATCTTTGGGGATGTGAACCCCGGTGGTGAGGTGCTGGCGGGAGGAAATATTCTGGTTTGGGGAAAACTTAAAGGCAGTGTACATGCTGGGATGGATGGGAATGAACAGGCCATCATTTGTGCGTTAGAATTAGAGCCAACCAGTTTGCGTATAGCCGGTTATCCTCTGACTTTGCCGCCTCGAAAGGGTAAGCCGGAACCGCAAATGGTGCGCATGGAAGAAGGGCGAGCCATTGTTGAAACCTGGAAATCGAAAAAATAA